Part of the Sphingomonas morindae genome, GCGCTCGATGATCATGCGCGCGCGCTCGACCTGCTCGACGATGCGCGCGAACTTGGCGGCGACGCGCGCCGTGGCGGGATCGTCGATCGCATCGAGCTGGGCGACGCCATTCTCGGCGGCGAGCGCGATGGTGAAGAGCGGCTGGCGCAGCTCGTGGCTGAGCGCCGAGGCCATGGCGCTCAGCTCGATCAGCCGCGCCTGGTGCAGCATGACCGTCTCGGCGACGCGCGGCGTGCGCAGCCGCATGAGGCAGCCCCAGCGCCAGCCATCGCGGCCGCAGGGCTCGCGCACGATCAGCAGATGCCAGCCGCCCTGGCCTTCGATGCGCAGCTCGGCCATCGCCTCGTCGCCGAGCGTGGCGCCGGCCAGCGCCGCCGCATCATGGGCGTGGACCGTCAGCACGCGCGCGCGCGCGCCGGCCTGGTGATCGATCTCGACAAAGGCCAGCCGCCGCGTCGCCGGATCATAGCGGATGTCGCTGAGCAGCGTGAGATTGACCGCGGCGTTCAGCTCGGCGGCCGCCGCCGCCAGCCGCGCGCGCTCGCGCGCCATCTCGACATAGGCGTTGTTGGCGCGCACGAACTGGCCGATCGGCGCGTCGAATTCCTGGAAGGTCCAGCCCGCCGGCCGGGTCAGGTCCGGGCGCCCCAGCCCCTCCACCGTTTCGCGCCACAGCCGCAGCGAGCGGGTGAGCGCGATCCGCACGCCGAGATGGAGCAGCATCGCCGCGATCAGCAGCAGCGCCACCGCCGTCAACCGCAGCAGCAGATCGGCATAGGCGAGATCCGCCAGCGCGCGGAGCGGGGTGGCGACCCAGACCGGGCCCGCGCGCCCCGCCGTCCGCTCCACATGACAGGCCAGGAACCAATAGACGAAGGTGTTGCGGCGCCTTGGGCCGGTGCCGGGCTCGTCGTCCAGGTGCGTGCAGCCGAGGCGATCGCGGATCAGCGCCGCCGGCCACTGCGCGCTGCGCACCACCAGGATCGGCTGCCGCGCCTTGCTGGTGGCGATCGCGGCGAGGATCGGCACGTCCGGCGTGGCGGGCGGGTGATCGCGGGCGAAGGCCTTGGCGCGCGCCTCCAGCTCGGTGCGCTGGCTGACGAAGCCATCGATGAACTGGCGCGCATCCTCGGTGAAGACGAGGACCGCCGCGAGCGTCAGCAGCCACAGCATCGACAGCTCGATCAGCCGCAGCAGCGACACGCTGCGCCGCGCGAAGGCGAGCCGCGCGCGATCGAAGGTGAAGGCGAGGAAGAGACTATCGACGAGGAGCGCGCCGCTCATGTCGATCAGCGCCTTGCGCAGGATGGTGAGGCAGATGACCGCGGTGGTGGCGTGATAGTGCCAGGTCATGAACAGCGCGCTCGCCGCCCAGCCGATTGTCAGGTGATAGAGGATGGTGCGGTGGACGAGCGGCAGGCCGCGCCGGCGCAGCGCCCAGACGAACAGGACATGGCCGAGCGCGAACAGGATCGGGAAGCCATGGCCCCACCACCAGAGGCTGGGCGCCATGAACAAGACCGCCGCGACTAGGCCGATCCGCACGCCGCCCAGCCGATAGGCGGCGAGATAGAAGATGGGGCCGAGATACAGCTCCATGCCGGGGGCGAGCACGATCCGGTGCGCGGCGGCCCAGAGGCTGGCGGCGGCGGCCAGCGCCAGCAGCGCGCCG contains:
- a CDS encoding ATP-binding protein, which codes for MAESRLPPPVPSRRARAARGALLALAAAASLWAAAHRIVLAPGMELYLGPIFYLAAYRLGGVRIGLVAAVLFMAPSLWWWGHGFPILFALGHVLFVWALRRRGLPLVHRTILYHLTIGWAASALFMTWHYHATTAVICLTILRKALIDMSGALLVDSLFLAFTFDRARLAFARRSVSLLRLIELSMLWLLTLAAVLVFTEDARQFIDGFVSQRTELEARAKAFARDHPPATPDVPILAAIATSKARQPILVVRSAQWPAALIRDRLGCTHLDDEPGTGPRRRNTFVYWFLACHVERTAGRAGPVWVATPLRALADLAYADLLLRLTAVALLLIAAMLLHLGVRIALTRSLRLWRETVEGLGRPDLTRPAGWTFQEFDAPIGQFVRANNAYVEMARERARLAAAAAELNAAVNLTLLSDIRYDPATRRLAFVEIDHQAGARARVLTVHAHDAAALAGATLGDEAMAELRIEGQGGWHLLIVREPCGRDGWRWGCLMRLRTPRVAETVMLHQARLIELSAMASALSHELRQPLFTIALAAENGVAQLDAIDDPATARVAAKFARIVEQVERARMIIERMSRYARVEESSEAVIDLAEIITRAAQFMRPLLVARDVRLVVEAVPGTALFFLPQVGIEQILVNAIQNAIDAIATQRERDPATEGVITLALAADGEDALLRIVDDGTGIEPAIAPDLFDAFHTTKPAGQGTGLGLFICRQIMRELGGAISLETRDFPARGCCLTLRFPGARRASAFGAYRKEVAA